One genomic segment of Aliarcobacter cibarius includes these proteins:
- a CDS encoding ThiF family adenylyltransferase yields MQYNRTKMLFGEEAFKKFQETKIIIFGVGGIGSFALDALYNTGITNITIVDFDTYEPSNQNRQLGSHGNIGRVKVEVLKERYPNLTPICVKVTPEWIDNFDFSSYDYILDAIDDVTPKVHLIKKHFTKVISTGGGAKRIDPTKIEYKSIWETYNDKFIKKVREELKKQGFKKKFKVIFSTEVPLCVDKGSFEGVTASFGLMMASVTIQKIVKKLKK; encoded by the coding sequence ATGCAATATAATAGAACAAAAATGCTTTTTGGAGAAGAAGCTTTCAAAAAATTCCAAGAAACAAAGATAATTATTTTTGGTGTTGGTGGAATAGGAAGCTTTGCACTTGATGCTTTATATAATACTGGAATTACAAATATTACTATAGTTGATTTTGATACTTATGAACCTTCAAATCAAAATAGACAATTAGGAAGTCATGGGAATATAGGTAGAGTAAAAGTCGAAGTTTTAAAAGAAAGATATCCTAATTTAACACCTATTTGTGTAAAAGTTACTCCTGAATGGATAGATAATTTTGATTTTTCTTCTTACGATTATATTCTAGATGCAATCGATGATGTTACACCAAAGGTTCATCTAATAAAAAAACACTTCACAAAAGTTATTAGTACTGGCGGGGGAGCAAAAAGAATAGATCCAACAAAAATTGAATATAAATCAATTTGGGAAACATACAACGATAAATTTATAAAAAAAGTAAGAGAAGAGTTAAAAAAACAAGGCTTTAAAAAGAAGTTTAAAGTAATTTTTTCAACTGAAGTTCCACTATGTGTTGACAAAGGTAGTTTTGAAGGAGTTACAGCCTCTTTTGGATTAATGATGGCGTCTGTAACTATTCAAAAAATTGTTAAGAAACTGAAAAAATAA
- a CDS encoding replication endonuclease, producing the protein MNYTEELIKNEIEDKKKSSEHCSECSSLSSLTTYKKVVDINKKNKIYGLTLSDYNEVQEKLKKQNSFLEYNYIHDKISNTKIPLKDLVISANHNPDRYHALIQNRINTLSNEAKEKDLFPIFMTLTLPSEFHKMKMDKKTNALIKNQKYNHVTPKEAVKYLTKMFSKLRHDRSLKELTKDERMYFRVNEPHKDGTPHTHILLFVPKSSVDRVVTAFKRLFDEKANDIQTDIKNATSYVMKYINKTLPLSKKANLSIKEKYLNAWYCKNRIIRFNCSKTLAPLSLYRLLHEKFSLKELTTLVKKKSLAIFVLQTNRNKIMEVFFGDELIYKRSDNFTISNGL; encoded by the coding sequence ATGAATTATACAGAAGAATTAATAAAGAATGAAATAGAAGATAAGAAGAAAAGCTCTGAGCATTGCTCAGAGTGTTCTTCTTTATCTTCCTTGACTACTTATAAAAAAGTTGTGGACATAAATAAAAAGAATAAAATTTATGGCTTAACTTTAAGTGACTACAATGAAGTTCAAGAAAAATTAAAAAAACAAAATAGTTTTTTGGAATATAACTATATTCATGACAAAATATCTAATACAAAAATCCCTTTAAAAGATTTAGTTATTTCAGCAAATCATAATCCAGATAGATACCATGCATTAATTCAAAATAGAATTAATACACTTTCTAATGAAGCAAAAGAAAAAGATCTATTTCCAATTTTTATGACTTTAACACTTCCGAGTGAATTTCATAAAATGAAAATGGATAAAAAAACTAATGCTTTAATTAAAAATCAAAAATACAATCATGTTACACCCAAAGAAGCAGTAAAATATTTAACAAAAATGTTTTCAAAACTAAGACATGATAGAAGTTTAAAAGAATTAACTAAAGATGAACGAATGTATTTTAGAGTAAATGAGCCACATAAAGATGGAACTCCACATACTCATATTTTACTATTTGTTCCAAAATCTAGTGTTGATAGAGTGGTTACAGCATTTAAAAGATTATTTGATGAAAAAGCTAATGATATTCAAACAGATATAAAAAATGCAACTTCTTATGTAATGAAATATATAAATAAAACATTACCACTATCTAAAAAAGCTAATTTATCGATAAAAGAGAAATACTTAAATGCATGGTATTGTAAAAATAGAATTATTAGATTTAATTGTAGTAAAACTTTAGCACCCCTTAGTCTTTACAGATTACTACATGAAAAATTTAGTTTAAAAGAATTAACTACTTTAGTTAAGAAAAAATCCTTAGCAATATTTGTGCTACAAACAAATAGAAATAAAATAATGGAAGTTTTTTTTGGTGATGAGCTTATTTACAAAAGAAGTGATAATTTTACAATTAGTAATGGCTTATAG
- the nth gene encoding endonuclease III yields MKKATKEDINIIKEAFLENYKDAVTELNYKNDYELLIAIILSAQCTDKRVNIITPALFEKYPSVKELSIANLEDVKKLINSCSFFNNKAQNIIKMAQSVMKNYEGQIPHDQKELMKLAGVGNKTANVFMIEYKQENLMAVDTHVFRVSHRLGLSYEKTVEKTEAELVKKLKGDDLHIFHQAMVLFGRYICKAVKPECDKCYFPHVCKTKQSFKPA; encoded by the coding sequence ATGAAAAAAGCTACAAAAGAAGATATAAATATTATTAAAGAGGCATTCTTAGAAAATTACAAAGATGCAGTTACAGAACTTAATTATAAAAATGACTATGAACTTTTAATAGCAATTATTTTATCAGCACAATGCACAGATAAAAGAGTAAACATAATAACTCCGGCTCTTTTTGAAAAATATCCAAGTGTAAAAGAGCTAAGTATTGCAAATCTTGAGGATGTAAAGAAGCTTATAAATTCTTGCTCTTTTTTCAATAACAAAGCACAAAATATAATAAAAATGGCACAAAGTGTTATGAAAAACTATGAAGGTCAAATTCCACATGATCAAAAAGAGTTAATGAAACTAGCAGGAGTTGGAAATAAAACAGCAAATGTTTTTATGATTGAATACAAACAAGAAAATCTTATGGCTGTTGATACACATGTTTTTAGAGTATCTCATAGACTTGGTCTTAGCTATGAAAAAACTGTTGAAAAAACAGAAGCTGAACTGGTAAAAAAACTAAAAGGTGATGATTTACATATTTTTCATCAAGCGATGGTTTTATTTGGAAGATATATTTGCAAAGCAGTAAAACCAGAATGTGATAAGTGTTACTTTCCACATGTTTGTAAAACTAAGCAGAGTTTTAAACCTGCTTAA
- the argH gene encoding argininosuccinate lyase, translated as MSKKNNQILKNTNAELLDLFNASIMFDKKLYSQDIRGSIAHSKMLALQNIITVEEQNQIEKGLLQVLNEIESGEFKFSLEYEDIHMAVENRLTEIIGDAGKRLHTARSRNDQVCTDFTLYVQEKTKSIQSQIKELISTFVDLASKHTTTLMPGMTHLQHAQPINFGYHMMAYANMFKRDFERFGSSFERNNYSPLGSAALAGTPHNIDRFKTAELLGFYGPTQNAMDSVSNRDFALELLFNISTTMMHISRISEELILWSSYEFRFVRMSDMYATTSSIMPQKKNPDVPELLRGKTGRVYGNLISLLTVMKSLPLAYNKDTQEDKEGVFDSVETIEISLSILNEVIKTMIVNVGNMANACKIGHLTATDLADYLVQKQNMPFREAYYLTKEVVEKANSLNKDISELNINEIRTSSNELANIDEEIVSYLSLKNSMNSRNSFGGTSTLETEKQVEGFKNWLKSEK; from the coding sequence ATGTCAAAAAAAAATAACCAAATTTTAAAAAACACAAATGCAGAATTATTAGATTTATTTAATGCTTCGATTATGTTTGATAAAAAACTTTATTCTCAAGATATTAGAGGTTCAATCGCTCATTCTAAAATGTTAGCTTTACAAAATATTATAACTGTAGAAGAACAAAATCAAATAGAAAAAGGTCTTTTACAAGTTTTAAATGAAATTGAAAGTGGTGAATTTAAATTCTCTTTGGAATATGAAGATATTCATATGGCTGTAGAGAATAGACTTACAGAAATTATTGGTGATGCAGGAAAGAGATTACATACTGCAAGAAGTAGAAACGATCAAGTTTGTACAGATTTTACTTTATATGTTCAAGAAAAAACAAAATCTATTCAGTCTCAAATAAAAGAGTTGATTTCTACTTTTGTTGATCTTGCTTCAAAACATACAACTACATTAATGCCTGGAATGACACATTTACAACACGCTCAGCCTATTAATTTTGGATATCATATGATGGCTTATGCAAATATGTTTAAAAGAGATTTTGAAAGATTTGGCTCTTCTTTTGAAAGAAATAACTATTCGCCTTTAGGAAGTGCTGCACTTGCTGGAACACCTCATAATATTGATAGATTTAAAACAGCAGAGCTTTTAGGATTTTATGGTCCAACTCAAAATGCTATGGATAGCGTTTCAAATAGAGATTTTGCATTAGAACTTTTATTCAATATAAGTACTACAATGATGCATATAAGTAGAATTTCTGAAGAGCTTATTTTATGGTCGTCTTACGAGTTTAGATTTGTAAGAATGAGTGATATGTATGCAACAACAAGCTCAATCATGCCACAAAAGAAAAATCCAGATGTACCTGAACTTCTAAGAGGAAAAACAGGACGTGTGTATGGAAATTTAATTTCACTTTTAACAGTGATGAAATCTTTACCACTAGCTTATAATAAGGATACTCAAGAGGATAAAGAGGGAGTTTTTGATTCTGTTGAAACTATTGAAATTTCACTTTCAATTTTAAATGAAGTAATTAAAACTATGATTGTAAATGTAGGAAATATGGCAAATGCATGTAAAATAGGGCACTTAACAGCTACTGATTTGGCTGATTATTTAGTTCAAAAACAAAATATGCCTTTTAGAGAAGCTTACTATCTTACAAAAGAGGTTGTAGAAAAAGCAAATAGCTTAAATAAAGATATTAGTGAATTAAATATAAATGAGATTAGAACATCGTCTAATGAGTTAGCAAATATAGATGAAGAGATAGTTTCATATTTAAGTTTAAAAAATTCAATGAATAGTAGAAACTCTTTTGGTGGTACATCTACTTTAGAGACTGAAAAGCAAGTTGAAGGTTTTAAAAATTGGTTAAAAAGTGAAAAGTAA
- a CDS encoding tyrosine-type recombinase/integrase: MKLYNRNGILYIYLNGVRKSSGLKDTQENRKLLTNHHKNDEFYKNFNVITKDKTIIDFCEEVLQEKENKLQPTTMRTYYSLLRSRIIPFFNKKYIHEVTPIMLKTWYSTFKDKSTLNTCVNGILKSAFENAIIEGYIKTSPFIVSFPTLKSDYEINPFNLEEINLLLKNSNGWFRNFLGIAFFTGARTGELLALEWKDINFTENIISINKTRTMGLTKRVKTKSSKRNIDILSQCEIFLKQQQKITGLQTNVFYSNRNQSFGSSSSLANIWNKLLKKCNLEYRSIYQTRHSFASNMLSNKEDIFWVSQMLGHKNINITSEKYSRYIRSSRERKTTFLDEQKYLFAQI, translated from the coding sequence ATGAAACTCTACAATAGAAACGGGATTTTATACATCTATTTAAATGGTGTTCGTAAAAGTAGCGGTTTAAAAGACACTCAAGAGAACCGAAAACTATTAACAAATCACCATAAAAATGATGAGTTCTATAAAAACTTTAATGTTATAACAAAAGATAAAACTATCATAGATTTTTGCGAAGAAGTTTTACAAGAAAAAGAAAACAAACTTCAACCAACAACTATGAGAACTTATTATAGTTTGTTGCGAAGTAGAATTATACCATTTTTTAATAAAAAGTATATTCACGAAGTAACACCTATAATGTTAAAAACTTGGTATTCAACTTTTAAAGATAAATCAACTTTAAACACTTGTGTTAATGGAATTTTAAAAAGTGCTTTTGAAAATGCAATTATAGAGGGGTATATAAAAACTAGCCCTTTTATAGTTAGTTTTCCAACATTAAAAAGTGATTATGAAATTAATCCTTTTAATCTAGAAGAGATAAATTTACTTTTAAAAAATTCTAATGGTTGGTTTAGAAACTTTTTAGGAATTGCTTTTTTTACTGGTGCAAGAACTGGTGAGCTATTAGCTCTTGAATGGAAAGATATTAATTTTACAGAAAATATCATTTCAATAAATAAAACTAGAACTATGGGTTTAACAAAAAGAGTAAAAACTAAAAGTAGTAAAAGAAATATTGATATTCTTTCCCAATGTGAAATATTTTTAAAACAGCAACAAAAAATCACTGGTCTTCAAACTAATGTATTTTATTCAAATAGAAATCAAAGTTTTGGTTCTAGTAGTAGCTTAGCAAATATTTGGAATAAATTATTAAAAAAATGTAATTTGGAGTATAGAAGTATTTATCAAACAAGACATAGTTTTGCTAGTAATATGTTGAGTAACAAAGAAGATATTTTTTGGGTATCTCAAATGCTAGGACATAAAAATATAAATATAACTAGTGAAAAGTATTCAAGATATATCAGAAGTTCAAGAGAAAGAAAAACTACTTTCTTGGATGAACAAAAATATTTATTTGCACAAATTTAG
- a CDS encoding UDP-2,3-diacylglucosamine diphosphatase: MNLTLKENAIFIADSHYNKKNQEFKYILEKIESKEIVVSQIFLMGDNFDFLCHEITYFKKENSDIVKLLNSLSDSFEIYYLEGNHDYNLSKLFPKIRVIKRDKQPLILTLNDKKIALSHGDNFINWHYNLYCKIIRNSYFLKFLNILDIGFFLSKKIEITLQNKNICHNLNYFENLVKKRVRNYSEDIIIEGHYHQAKTYNLDNKTYINIPSLCCQKSFTRFKNKIFLNEKL; encoded by the coding sequence TTGAATCTTACTTTAAAAGAGAATGCTATTTTTATAGCAGACTCTCATTACAATAAAAAAAATCAAGAGTTTAAATATATTTTAGAAAAAATAGAAAGTAAAGAGATAGTTGTTTCTCAAATATTTTTAATGGGTGATAATTTTGATTTTTTATGCCATGAAATAACTTATTTTAAAAAAGAAAATTCAGATATTGTAAAGCTTTTAAATAGTCTGTCAGATAGTTTTGAAATATATTATTTAGAAGGAAATCACGATTATAATCTTTCAAAATTATTTCCTAAAATAAGGGTGATAAAAAGAGATAAACAGCCTTTAATTTTAACTTTAAATGATAAAAAAATTGCACTTTCACACGGAGACAATTTTATAAATTGGCATTATAATTTATATTGTAAAATAATAAGAAATAGCTATTTTTTGAAATTTCTAAATATTTTAGATATTGGATTCTTTTTATCAAAAAAAATAGAAATTACTTTACAAAATAAAAATATTTGTCACAATCTGAATTATTTTGAAAATTTAGTAAAAAAAAGAGTAAGAAATTATAGTGAAGATATTATTATTGAAGGCCATTATCATCAGGCAAAAACTTATAACTTAGATAATAAAACTTATATAAATATACCATCTCTTTGTTGTCAAAAAAGTTTTACAAGATTCAAGAATAAAATTTTTTTAAATGAAAAATTATAG
- the uvrB gene encoding excinuclease ABC subunit UvrB, giving the protein MAKFEVVSEYSPSGDQPKAIEALTKSIEAGNQYNTLLGVTGSGKTYTIAKVIEKVQKPTLIMTHNKTLAAQLYSEFKQFFPNNHVEYFISYYDYYQPEAYIPRSDLFIEKDSSINDELERLRLSATASLLSFDDVIVIASVSANYGLGNPTEYKAMVQRIEVGFEYSQKSFLLKLIEMGYKRNDKFFDRADFRVNGDVIDIFPAYYEDEFIRVEFFGDEVESITKHEYLTNTKVKDLKEIIIYSVNPFVVTQDNLARAVKEIEEELEDRLNYFQSENKLVEYQRLKQRVEFDLEMIEATGMCKGIENYARHLTGLKPGETPYSLLDYFAQMDKDFLLVVDESHVSLSQFRGMHVADRSRKEVLVEYGFRLPSALDNRPLKFDEFINKAPNYIFVSATPNELELELSSVVAEQIIRPTGLLDPVIDIVDSEFQVEKLHDEIKKVIAKNQRVLVTVLTKKMAEELASYYADLGIKVKYMHSEIDAIERNQIIRELRLGTFDVLIGINLLREGLDIPETSLVAILDADKEGFLRSKTSLIQTIGRAARNEEGRVILFAKKITASMQFAIDETNRRRKLQEEFNKEHNITPKSTTRKLDQNLKVEEYDSVALKKQRLEKMPAAERKKILIELNKQMKKAAADLNFEEAIRLRDEIAKYKDM; this is encoded by the coding sequence TTGGCAAAATTTGAAGTAGTAAGTGAATATTCTCCAAGTGGAGATCAACCAAAAGCTATTGAAGCTTTGACAAAAAGTATTGAAGCAGGAAATCAGTACAACACACTTTTGGGAGTTACAGGAAGTGGAAAAACTTATACTATTGCAAAAGTTATAGAAAAAGTTCAAAAACCAACTCTTATTATGACTCATAACAAAACGTTAGCAGCTCAGCTTTATAGTGAATTTAAACAGTTTTTTCCTAACAATCATGTCGAATATTTCATTTCATACTATGATTATTATCAACCAGAAGCTTATATTCCAAGAAGTGATTTGTTTATAGAAAAAGATAGTTCTATAAATGATGAATTGGAAAGATTAAGACTTAGTGCAACAGCTTCTCTTTTATCATTTGATGATGTTATTGTTATAGCATCTGTTTCTGCAAACTATGGTTTAGGAAATCCAACTGAGTATAAAGCTATGGTACAAAGAATTGAAGTTGGATTTGAATATAGTCAAAAATCATTTTTATTAAAGTTAATAGAAATGGGTTACAAAAGAAATGATAAATTTTTTGATAGAGCAGATTTTAGAGTAAATGGAGATGTGATAGATATTTTTCCAGCATACTATGAAGATGAATTTATTAGAGTTGAGTTTTTTGGTGATGAGGTAGAAAGTATCACAAAACATGAATATCTTACAAATACAAAAGTAAAAGATTTAAAAGAGATAATAATTTATTCGGTTAATCCTTTTGTTGTTACTCAAGATAATTTAGCAAGAGCAGTTAAAGAAATTGAAGAAGAACTTGAAGATAGATTAAACTATTTTCAAAGTGAAAATAAACTTGTAGAGTATCAAAGATTAAAACAAAGAGTTGAGTTTGATTTGGAGATGATTGAAGCAACTGGAATGTGTAAAGGAATTGAAAACTATGCGAGGCATCTAACAGGCTTAAAACCAGGTGAGACACCTTACTCTTTACTTGATTATTTTGCTCAAATGGATAAAGATTTTTTACTTGTTGTTGATGAGTCACATGTATCTTTATCTCAATTTAGAGGAATGCATGTAGCTGATAGAAGTAGAAAAGAAGTTTTAGTAGAGTATGGATTTAGGCTTCCAAGTGCTCTTGATAATAGACCTTTGAAATTTGATGAATTTATAAATAAAGCTCCAAATTATATTTTTGTAAGTGCAACTCCAAATGAGCTTGAATTAGAGTTAAGCTCAGTTGTGGCAGAACAAATAATAAGACCAACAGGTTTACTTGATCCTGTTATAGATATTGTTGATAGTGAGTTCCAAGTAGAAAAACTTCATGATGAGATAAAAAAAGTAATTGCAAAAAATCAAAGGGTATTGGTTACAGTTTTAACTAAAAAAATGGCAGAAGAGTTGGCAAGCTATTATGCTGATTTAGGAATAAAAGTAAAATATATGCACTCTGAGATTGATGCAATAGAAAGAAATCAAATCATAAGAGAGTTAAGACTTGGTACTTTTGATGTTTTAATAGGAATTAATCTTTTAAGAGAAGGACTAGATATTCCAGAAACTTCTCTTGTTGCAATACTTGATGCAGATAAAGAGGGATTTTTAAGAAGTAAAACATCTTTAATTCAAACAATAGGAAGAGCTGCAAGAAATGAAGAAGGAAGGGTAATTTTATTTGCCAAAAAAATTACAGCTTCAATGCAATTTGCTATTGATGAAACAAATAGAAGAAGAAAACTTCAAGAAGAGTTTAATAAAGAACATAATATTACACCAAAATCAACTACAAGAAAACTTGACCAAAATTTAAAAGTTGAAGAGTATGATTCAGTTGCGCTTAAAAAACAAAGATTAGAAAAAATGCCAGCAGCTGAAAGAAAGAAAATATTAATAGAATTAAATAAACAGATGAAAAAAGCTGCAGCTGATTTAAATTTTGAAGAGGCTATTAGACTTCGAGATGAGATAGCAAAATATAAAGATATGTAA
- a CDS encoding helix-turn-helix transcriptional regulator, producing the protein MSLVDISSINLIPKLVDEIKSLKSEVLELKQQLKPNYDLSKRAGVMKYLNISDSTVAKYIKEGTFKQGYHYYRELKGSKSIIRFVSGAIEEFKNQRMRK; encoded by the coding sequence ATGAGTTTGGTTGATATATCATCTATAAATTTAATTCCCAAATTAGTAGATGAGATAAAAAGTTTAAAGAGTGAAGTTTTAGAATTAAAACAACAATTAAAACCAAATTATGATTTATCAAAAAGAGCTGGTGTAATGAAATATCTTAATATTTCAGATAGTACAGTTGCAAAATATATAAAAGAAGGTACATTTAAACAAGGTTATCATTACTATAGAGAATTAAAGGGAAGTAAATCTATAATTAGATTTGTAAGTGGTGCTATTGAAGAGTTCAAAAATCAAAGGATGAGAAAATGA
- the greA gene encoding transcription elongation factor GreA encodes MDKEPMTLSGYNKVTGDLDFLKSVERPRTVVALDEARQLGDLKENAEYHSAKEKLKLIDVQVAELSNIISKAVIVDPSTLPHDRVSFGSTIDLLDVDSEEEFTYTIVGGVESNVEKGFISFNSPLAKQLMGKIEGDEFNATLPGGVKTFEVLKVYYKEIEL; translated from the coding sequence ATGGATAAAGAACCAATGACTCTTTCTGGTTATAATAAAGTAACTGGTGACTTGGACTTTTTAAAAAGTGTTGAAAGACCAAGAACAGTAGTTGCTCTTGATGAAGCAAGACAACTTGGAGATTTAAAAGAGAATGCTGAATATCACTCTGCAAAAGAGAAATTAAAATTAATAGATGTTCAAGTAGCTGAACTAAGTAATATAATTTCAAAAGCAGTTATTGTTGATCCATCTACTTTACCGCATGATAGAGTTAGTTTTGGCTCGACTATTGATTTACTTGATGTTGATAGTGAAGAAGAGTTCACATATACAATAGTTGGTGGAGTTGAGTCAAATGTTGAAAAAGGATTTATCTCTTTTAACTCACCATTGGCAAAACAGCTTATGGGAAAAATTGAAGGTGATGAATTTAATGCAACACTTCCTGGTGGAGTTAAAACTTTTGAAGTTTTAAAAGTATACTACAAAGAGATAGAGCTATAA
- a CDS encoding GGDEF domain-containing protein, protein MKNIKDITKNTLASLSKNNIATTPENYFIEFNEQAKKFDSNFEELDLFEVLKNSISEVEKEELEPKSYNDLAKILQKRVSAEELKKLVVALNDILKPSVNFDMLEEIEKFITKLLERPKDLTSSDSIKTLKKLSKQRVTNDRQVLKEKTDDIMKLTSLMSRYFDKTLTDGVNSNEEIIKIKDELVALDISKFSHRELRIVQKKLIDTIFKIETALSENKKILSNNKERFDYLNRQIEELQKELSLVKEEHQIDYLTSLLNRRAYDYEVEKMERKYQVFNSNFAIVFYDIDHFKDINDKYGHACGDAVLKSFARILKDLTRKEDVIARYGGEEFVALVHYQDEIEVSRYIKRVKNTIRDTDFIYSNNKIKITFSAGISFRNKYESFFEAKKHADDLLYKAKNQGRDIIFLDNSQEL, encoded by the coding sequence TTGAAAAATATTAAAGATATAACAAAAAATACATTAGCAAGTTTATCTAAAAACAATATTGCTACAACTCCAGAAAATTATTTTATTGAATTCAACGAGCAAGCCAAAAAATTTGATTCAAATTTTGAAGAATTAGATTTATTTGAAGTTCTAAAAAACTCTATATCTGAAGTAGAGAAAGAAGAATTAGAACCAAAATCTTATAACGACTTAGCCAAAATACTTCAAAAAAGAGTATCTGCAGAAGAATTAAAAAAATTGGTAGTAGCACTAAATGATATTTTAAAACCTTCTGTGAACTTTGATATGCTTGAAGAAATAGAAAAGTTTATTACAAAACTTTTAGAAAGACCAAAAGATTTAACTTCAAGTGATTCTATAAAAACTCTTAAAAAACTATCTAAACAAAGAGTTACAAATGATAGACAAGTACTAAAAGAAAAAACTGATGATATCATGAAACTAACATCTTTAATGAGTAGATATTTTGATAAAACATTAACTGATGGAGTTAATTCAAATGAAGAAATTATCAAAATAAAAGATGAATTAGTAGCACTTGACATATCAAAATTTTCACATAGAGAATTAAGAATTGTTCAAAAAAAATTGATTGATACAATTTTCAAAATTGAAACTGCATTAAGTGAAAATAAAAAAATATTATCTAATAACAAAGAGAGATTTGATTATTTAAATAGACAAATAGAAGAACTTCAAAAGGAGTTATCTTTAGTAAAAGAAGAGCATCAAATTGATTATTTAACATCTTTACTAAATAGAAGAGCTTATGATTATGAAGTTGAAAAAATGGAACGAAAATATCAAGTTTTTAACTCTAATTTCGCAATAGTATTTTATGATATTGACCACTTTAAAGATATAAATGATAAATATGGTCATGCTTGTGGTGATGCTGTATTAAAAAGTTTTGCAAGAATTTTAAAAGATCTTACTAGAAAAGAAGATGTTATTGCAAGATATGGAGGAGAAGAATTTGTTGCATTAGTTCATTATCAAGATGAAATTGAAGTTTCAAGATATATAAAAAGAGTTAAAAATACTATAAGAGATACTGACTTTATATATAGCAATAATAAAATAAAAATTACTTTCTCTGCTGGTATTAGCTTTAGAAATAAATATGAGAGTTTTTTTGAAGCAAAAAAACATGCAGATGATCTACTATATAAAGCGAAGAATCAAGGAAGAGATATTATCTTTTTAGATAACAGTCAAGAGTTATAA
- a CDS encoding chemotaxis protein CheV encodes MSGISGSVEQMTQGHLRNVQQLAVFYTGHNNIYAINIAKVKAFIITEEVAINDTPRDTDVIAGIATIRGEPVTLINLDAWLGQTPLEIKDYKLIIFCEFNHKKIGFLIKDMLDIVEKTTQDLRHTEETNSKITYTTYVKVNNKDELCTVFNAEQLLRDIKWTDDGEDDVRKYVEGRIESSKIVLAAEDSGVAREVLTKFFKQTGVKYEIYANGTLLLQRVEELNPEQIGMILTDIEMPGTDGYQVASFIKNNKKFEHIPVIVNSSMTTDAVRGKMNQIGVEGFVGKTDINSLYDLTKKFLIK; translated from the coding sequence ATGAGCGGTATTAGTGGTAGTGTTGAGCAAATGACACAGGGACATTTAAGAAATGTTCAACAATTAGCAGTATTTTACACTGGTCATAATAACATTTACGCAATAAACATAGCAAAAGTTAAAGCTTTTATAATAACTGAAGAAGTTGCAATAAATGACACTCCAAGAGATACAGACGTTATTGCAGGAATTGCTACAATTAGAGGGGAGCCTGTTACTTTAATAAATTTAGATGCTTGGCTTGGGCAAACACCTTTAGAAATAAAAGACTATAAACTTATAATTTTCTGTGAATTTAATCATAAAAAAATTGGTTTTTTAATCAAAGATATGCTTGATATAGTAGAAAAAACAACTCAAGATTTAAGACATACAGAAGAGACAAATTCAAAAATAACTTATACAACTTATGTGAAAGTAAACAACAAAGATGAACTTTGTACTGTATTTAATGCTGAACAACTTCTAAGAGACATCAAATGGACTGATGATGGTGAAGATGATGTTAGAAAATATGTTGAAGGAAGAATTGAATCTTCAAAAATTGTTCTAGCAGCTGAAGATTCAGGGGTTGCAAGAGAAGTATTAACAAAGTTTTTTAAACAAACTGGAGTAAAATATGAGATCTATGCAAATGGAACTTTACTTCTACAAAGAGTTGAAGAATTAAATCCAGAACAAATAGGTATGATTTTAACAGATATTGAAATGCCGGGAACAGACGGTTATCAAGTGGCATCTTTCATAAAAAATAATAAAAAATTTGAACATATTCCTGTTATTGTAAACTCATCAATGACAACAGATGCTGTAAGAGGGAAAATGAATCAAATTGGAGTTGAAGGTTTTGTTGGTAAAACAGATATTAACTCTTTATATGATTTAACAAAAAAATTCTTAATAAAATAA